A genome region from Myroides fluvii includes the following:
- a CDS encoding succinylglutamate desuccinylase/aspartoacylase family protein, whose protein sequence is MKILEEVILPGESKTLHLEIARLHTATKLKIPVIISRALEEGPTILFSAGLHGDELNGVDIVRQIVHQGLNRPKRGTIICIPVINIFGFINKTREFPDGRDLNRVFPGSKTGSLAGRFAYHILTHIIPHVDFVIDFHAGGQSRFNAPQLRIATDDKETLEPLAAIFHPPFLLYSNQITGSFRSACAKRGVKMLLFEGGKSLDINAEVSKMGVEGTKRFLRHFDMLPEKVEVENRNDKMVVVSQSVWVRAKQSGLMHDQVAVGTFIRKGEALAYISDPYGRENVMIKAPNSGYVINVNDSPIVYQGDAIFHLSKKITNE, encoded by the coding sequence ATGAAAATATTAGAGGAAGTTATTTTGCCTGGTGAGAGCAAGACACTACACTTGGAGATTGCGAGATTACACACGGCAACTAAACTGAAAATCCCAGTAATTATTTCGCGTGCCTTAGAGGAGGGACCTACCATACTTTTTTCGGCAGGTTTACATGGCGATGAGCTTAATGGGGTGGATATTGTGCGTCAAATTGTACATCAGGGTTTAAATCGCCCTAAAAGAGGGACGATTATCTGTATCCCAGTCATTAATATCTTTGGATTTATTAATAAAACGCGCGAGTTTCCCGATGGGAGAGATTTGAATCGCGTATTTCCTGGTAGTAAAACAGGCTCTTTAGCAGGGCGTTTTGCTTATCATATCCTAACCCATATTATTCCACATGTCGATTTTGTCATTGACTTCCACGCAGGAGGACAAAGTCGATTTAATGCTCCTCAGTTGCGTATTGCAACAGATGACAAGGAAACTCTCGAGCCTTTAGCGGCTATATTTCATCCGCCCTTTTTGTTGTATTCCAATCAAATTACGGGGTCTTTTCGAAGCGCTTGCGCCAAAAGAGGGGTGAAAATGCTCCTGTTTGAAGGTGGAAAATCGCTGGATATTAACGCAGAAGTATCCAAAATGGGCGTAGAAGGAACAAAGCGTTTTCTCCGTCATTTTGATATGTTACCCGAGAAGGTGGAAGTTGAAAATCGAAACGATAAAATGGTTGTCGTCAGCCAATCAGTCTGGGTGAGAGCCAAGCAATCGGGATTGATGCACGATCAAGTCGCTGTTGGGACCTTTATCCGAAAAGGCGAAGCATTAGCTTATATTTCCGATCCGTATGGAAGAGAAAATGTAATGATTAAAGCACCCAATAGTGGATATGTTATTAATGTGAATGATTCGCCAATTGTTTATCAAGGCGATGCTATTTTTCATTTGTCAAAAAAAATTACCAATGAATAA
- a CDS encoding TraR/DksA family transcriptional regulator, protein MKETGELVRYSDAELAEFKELIQTKIEKAQADLELIKSAYMNDLNNGTDDTSPTFKAFEEGSETMSKEANSQLAIRQEKFIRDLKNALIRIENKTYGLCKVTGKLIDKERLKLVPHATMSIEAKNMQR, encoded by the coding sequence ATGAAAGAGACTGGCGAATTAGTACGTTATTCTGACGCAGAGTTGGCAGAATTCAAAGAGTTGATTCAAACTAAAATTGAAAAAGCACAAGCTGATTTGGAATTAATCAAAAGTGCATATATGAATGATTTAAACAATGGTACTGATGATACATCACCTACGTTTAAAGCATTTGAGGAAGGCAGTGAAACAATGTCCAAAGAAGCAAATTCTCAATTGGCTATTCGTCAAGAAAAGTTCATTCGAGATTTGAAAAATGCTTTAATCCGCATTGAAAACAAAACCTATGGCTTGTGTAAAGTGACGGGTAAATTAATCGATAAAGAACGATTAAAATTAGTTCCGCACGCTACAATGAGCATAGAAGCAAAAAATATGCAACGTTAA
- a CDS encoding 5-formyltetrahydrofolate cyclo-ligase translates to MNKTLLRQKYSQAREAITAEQADDKSLAIANQCLRLPIWDKSNYHLFLSIVKKKEINTDYLMQVLAGKDKNIVLSKSDFKTGDMLHFLLTDNTVLRVNSYGIPEPQEGIQIRESQLDVVFVPLLAFDEKGNRVGYGKGFYDRFLQQCQPDVIKVGLSFFEAEPLIEDVSPLDIALDYCVTPTKIYKF, encoded by the coding sequence ATGAATAAAACGCTATTACGTCAAAAGTATAGTCAAGCTCGTGAAGCCATCACGGCAGAACAAGCGGATGACAAGAGTTTGGCAATCGCCAATCAGTGCTTGCGCTTGCCTATTTGGGACAAGTCTAACTACCATTTGTTTTTATCTATTGTCAAGAAAAAAGAGATTAATACAGACTACCTGATGCAGGTATTAGCCGGAAAAGATAAAAATATCGTGTTGTCTAAATCCGATTTCAAAACAGGCGATATGTTGCATTTCTTACTGACGGATAATACGGTATTGCGTGTGAATAGTTACGGCATTCCTGAGCCACAAGAGGGCATTCAAATCCGAGAATCTCAGCTAGATGTTGTATTTGTTCCCTTGCTAGCATTTGATGAAAAAGGCAATAGAGTAGGATATGGCAAAGGCTTTTATGATCGATTTTTACAACAATGTCAACCCGATGTTATTAAAGTAGGGCTCAGTTTTTTTGAGGCAGAACCTTTGATAGAAGACGTCTCACCACTTGATATCGCCTTAGATTACTGTGTTACACCAACGAAAATATACAAATTTTAA
- a CDS encoding helix-turn-helix domain-containing protein: protein MFLNKRWTFIFLLLGYFFSGSLYAQRNTDYKNWTLQELAFSINNDLLSDTDREICVEFYLQKAKETNSTEDVIRAYRKKTSLAKDYTVMTLYADSLLQYATALKDTQIIGSAFSTKSHIEYINKNYKKALEYSLNAEDYLKKAQDDYTLNKVKGSISAIYYHLEEYDKSEQVTREALTYYQSQLHDSTNAYNNLRGYITNIFALCKTNFRQQKNDSLKKWMQEGYKAIHQLLPRDKKLETAYFDLINGMYHNRMKDYRASDSLIQRALHPIKANDDYGNENLAYLYLGKNAWETNHRDKALPYFEKIEGLYLDTKFVNTELSEAFHYLITYYQDKHNIEKELYYTKLLMELSSELHKNNSKLSSYMHTHLDTKKLEASQQKLEYELSKSKSQVKGLYGIVTVLLFVVFLGLLYYQTKQKKLKIQYTHLIAESSEKQKQLQQITPTTKEEQPFLVGVPEAGQLLNTSQILFKKLEDFEHRKGFLQKITQDELARQFGTNRNTLSKFFNEEKNINFSDYLKRLRVQYAVRELTYNPKLHLLNLTGLADEFGFGSSKSFSNSFKEITKISVTDFIKMRQQDQDFKEMDQQPSH, encoded by the coding sequence GATTACAAGAATTGGACACTACAGGAATTAGCATTCAGCATCAACAATGATTTGCTCAGTGATACTGATCGAGAAATTTGTGTTGAATTTTACCTTCAAAAAGCCAAAGAGACAAATAGTACTGAAGATGTTATTCGGGCATATCGAAAAAAAACATCCTTAGCTAAAGATTATACTGTAATGACCCTATATGCAGATAGTTTACTCCAATATGCCACAGCGTTAAAGGATACTCAGATAATAGGCTCGGCCTTTAGTACTAAAAGTCATATTGAGTATATCAATAAAAATTATAAAAAAGCATTAGAATATAGTTTAAATGCGGAAGACTATCTCAAAAAAGCTCAAGATGATTATACCTTAAATAAGGTTAAAGGCTCTATTTCTGCTATTTACTATCACTTAGAAGAATATGACAAGTCGGAGCAAGTCACGAGGGAAGCCTTAACCTACTATCAAAGTCAACTTCACGATTCAACAAATGCCTATAATAATTTACGCGGATACATTACAAACATCTTTGCTTTATGTAAAACTAACTTTCGTCAACAAAAAAATGATTCCTTAAAAAAATGGATGCAAGAAGGTTATAAAGCCATCCATCAGTTGCTTCCAAGAGATAAGAAACTGGAAACGGCCTATTTTGATTTAATCAATGGCATGTATCATAATCGAATGAAGGATTATCGCGCTTCAGACTCTCTTATTCAGAGAGCCTTACACCCGATCAAAGCGAATGATGACTATGGCAATGAAAATCTCGCTTACCTCTACTTAGGAAAGAATGCCTGGGAAACCAATCATCGGGACAAAGCGTTGCCTTACTTTGAAAAAATTGAGGGGCTTTATCTAGACACAAAATTTGTCAACACAGAATTGAGCGAGGCCTTTCACTATCTCATTACCTATTATCAAGACAAGCACAACATAGAAAAAGAGCTGTACTACACGAAGCTGCTCATGGAGCTATCATCTGAACTTCACAAAAACAACAGCAAATTAAGCTCCTATATGCACACGCATTTAGACACAAAAAAGTTGGAGGCTTCTCAACAAAAATTAGAATACGAATTATCCAAAAGTAAGTCCCAAGTCAAGGGATTATACGGCATTGTCACAGTCTTACTCTTTGTTGTTTTTCTAGGGCTACTCTACTATCAGACAAAACAGAAAAAATTAAAAATACAGTACACCCATTTGATCGCTGAATCATCAGAAAAACAGAAACAATTACAACAAATTACACCTACCACTAAAGAGGAACAACCCTTCTTAGTCGGCGTACCAGAAGCTGGTCAACTACTAAATACCAGTCAAATACTCTTCAAAAAACTAGAAGATTTTGAACATCGAAAAGGTTTTTTACAAAAGATCACACAAGATGAATTGGCGCGTCAATTTGGTACAAATCGCAATACTTTGTCTAAATTTTTTAATGAAGAGAAGAATATCAATTTTTCGGATTACCTCAAGCGCCTTCGCGTTCAATATGCAGTACGTGAATTGACCTATAATCCCAAACTTCACTTGCTAAACTTAACAGGACTAGCAGATGAATTTGGTTTTGGCAGCTCCAAGAGTTTTTCCAATTCATTCAAAGAAATAACGAAGATTTCTGTCACCGATTTTATAAAGATGAGGCAACAAGATCAGGATTTTAAAGAGATGGATCAGCAACCATCCCACTAA
- a CDS encoding lipoprotein signal peptidase, with amino-acid sequence MSLKKAYLLAAIILIIDQWSKIYIKTNFLLDEEIFVFDWFRIHFIENEGMAWGVALPGDYGKLALTLFRIIAVFGIGWWLQDSVKKKLSNYLIIAISLILAGAVGNIIDSIFYGVIFDDSTHQLATLFTDKPYGTLFHGKVVDMLYFPIWKGTLPEWLPIWGGKYFTFFNAIFNFADTAISVGVGILIVWNKRIFKN; translated from the coding sequence ATGTCACTAAAGAAAGCCTATTTATTAGCTGCTATAATTTTAATTATCGACCAATGGTCAAAAATTTACATCAAAACGAATTTTTTATTAGATGAAGAAATTTTTGTTTTTGATTGGTTTAGAATTCACTTTATAGAAAATGAAGGAATGGCTTGGGGAGTTGCACTTCCTGGTGACTATGGAAAGTTAGCGTTGACTTTGTTTCGAATCATTGCTGTATTCGGTATAGGATGGTGGTTACAAGATTCGGTGAAGAAAAAGCTTTCCAATTACCTTATTATTGCGATATCTTTGATTTTAGCTGGTGCAGTAGGTAATATTATCGATTCTATTTTCTATGGTGTTATTTTTGACGATAGCACACATCAATTGGCAACGTTGTTTACAGATAAACCCTACGGAACTCTTTTTCACGGTAAAGTAGTAGACATGCTTTATTTTCCGATTTGGAAAGGAACCTTGCCTGAATGGTTACCTATTTGGGGAGGGAAGTACTTCACGTTTTTCAATGCAATCTTCAATTTTGCAGATACGGCTATTTCGGTGGGCGTAGGTATCTTAATTGTTTGGAATAAGCGAATTTTTAAAAATTAA